ACATTGAGGAGAAGTGCCGGTATGGTGCTTGATATCCCCTTATTGGCTTTAAGGCCTTATGCATTGCCATATGGCTCTGAAAAATCTGATTAGGTAGATGACACTTGGGTGAAAATCACATTCTTCTCCTCTCTTGTCAGGGATCTTCAGCTgcaaaatatcaatattatagTTGCTGATATTAGCACGTTTGAAATGAAGGCTTCTTACGACAGAATATTTTCCATAGAAATGTTTGAGGTTAGGATTTGTTAATTAATGATTGGTGTCAACGACACGTTTTCTTGTATTTTAGAGTCAGCTTTGACCTTGATGCAGCATATGAAGAACTACCAAGACCTTCTGAAGAAGATATCCAAATGGATGAAAGAAGATGGCCTTTTATTTGTGCATTACTTCTGCCACAGAGCATTTGCCTACCACTTTGAGGTGAACCCAATACTACACTGTTAAACAACTCGACCATTGTGATGTTATATTTGTGATATATATTAGTCAATGCATTAACAGGGCTAGTGAGGTTTCAACTTTTCATAGATATAATTAATTTACCTACTACTTGCTACTTCTTCATAAAGGATAAAAATGAAGATGACTGGATTACAAGATACTTCTTTACTGGAGGAACCATGCCTTCAGCAAATctacttctttattttcaagtgAGTTTCCTGTGCTTCTTGTGCCAGCTTTGTTATTAACAAATGGTATCTCTGAATCCCTTCAAATGTTGCCTTGTGTTATATGAAGGAAAAAAGCTGTCtccttaaaagaaaaaacgGGAAAAGAAAGAAGTATCCGCTATACTTTTGTTTAACACCTTTATGTCCAGAATCAGCTCACTTGTAACCAACTATCTTCTTTGGTGATGTATGTAGGATGATGTTACAGTCATCAACCATTGGCTGGTAAATGGTAAACACTACGCACAGACCAGGTTAGAATCAACTTGACTAGCGATCACGTCATACTCCACCGGTAGTTGATTTGTTTACAAAGCAAGTTCGAACCCActtctaaaaaaaatgaatacatGTTGCAGTGAAGAATGGCTGAAAAGAATGGACCAGAAAATGACTTACATCAAGCCAATTATGCAATCAACGTATGGCAATGCTTCAGCTACCAAGTGGACTGCGTATTGGAGAACGTTCTTCATAGCTGTGGCGGAACTTTTCGGATATAATAACGGTGAAGAATGGATGGTTGCACACtttcttttcaaaaagaaatgaaataagCCATAACCTAATCTTTTAATTTGAGAATGGCTTCCAAACCTATTTTACTATTTGTCCTAAGCATTCAGGACAAAAAAAGCTGCCAATCGAAGTTGCACATTTCAATAATGTTGTcatttattacttaatttatttggttgtttgacttttttttttcttggttcTCAGTCCTTTGCACTTTAgttcaaactttaaaatatgCACTTTGGTTCTTCTATGATGTTATACTTCGTAacgaatataattttatctttcttgAATGAAATGATTTTTGCCTCAAATTACGGGGTTTTGGCATTTAAAGTATATGGTAGTTTGATGCTAGGTTGTGGTGTTTTTATATGGGTGTTTCAATAATTCCAAGTTACAATAGTTCTAGGAAAGTCACCCAATCAAAGAACTATTGCAATCAAGTTGTTGAGGAACTCACACCCAAAAAGATATTTTGTAGAAGAACCAAACTAAGTATCAAGAGTATTACTAATATGGTGTTATCTTGTTTggttattttttacattaaatattttttctacttATTGAACAACCATTCACCATTAAAACATTATCGTATATTTGTTGTTGTCAACATAATTTCAACATCAGCAAAAAATAATTCCAATTGATAAATGTTAAGATCTACAttctatataaattaaaacataatcaaatttataaatctgaataataaaaacataattaaataatatattacattgTCCGGCGgtttaatttgatttggtttaGATTAGTTTTCAACCTATAAATCCAAAACatgttatttgaaaaaaaaaacagaacacaaTACGACGAAgttaatattttacaattttcactttttaaattgGATTGGTTTGATTTTTAACATCTTTACTAGTGGAAATACTTCCGTATGTatcttttttttacttaaaaataaataatgatttaaaaggataaaatcataaaataatttatttaatttgtaaaataattaaatttaaattaataatcatttaaaggataaaattagaaatgtaattattttaatttaaaataagtttatttaatgcaaaaaaaattaaaaatgtacacacacaaaaaaatctctgtatatatatagatatagatgtTACAATCGacattagttttatttttatgaagtcttattttatttgtaagaTAAAATACTCTTATTTATTTGAGTTGAATGAATTAGTTGTTACGAATaacatatttagaaataaaatcacaccaaataaaaaatgatatttagaaaataaattgtttttaaatccTTAAAgattaaaacacttaaaaatgattaaggttcaaataaattttaagataatatatttacaaattattcTCACTTATACGTAGAACTTCACATTTACAAATGTTCTCAAACAATCTTCCCCTCAaagtaaagtattttttatcCACAAATATTCAATGGTGAACCTTAGAGCTTAATCAATGGTCCCAATATGTTGTGTACTTGCTGCACAATATCCCAACATCTTATCATTCCGAAATTATTTTTTGGAACACATTAAAACATTCGAATTTTTTTGAGGTTTTCGATGGGGTGCACCAAAAACTTTGACAGGTGCAAGAAGTCATTGCCATGTCGTTAGGCCCCTAATACTTAGTAATTGTTGTCAACATTACTCTTGCATAGTTCTCGACATGCACATTTCGAAAAGGTATTACATCTCCATACTTTTATTTACTACTAAGAAGATTTTCGACATAAATAATCTTCTTACGTGAATCTATTGTCAATTCCATTCTACCCATGTTAACGTGTTACCAAGTTAAACTATAAACTTTGATACAATGTGTGGAAATAGGAGAGGAATAAATGACTTTCATACCATATGTTTGTACGAATATTTTAATACCCCGCCAATTATTAGCCGACAAGCACAATACCTCAACatcaatcatcatcatcatcacgaGGCAATGATCATCGTTATTTGGAATCTTGCACTATGCATTAATCTTCGACGTAAGGCAAAGATAAGTGGAGGCAAGCCATTAAATCAGCTTTGGATAAAATTCAAACACCAGGAGAATAACGGGTTCCTCTGGATAGCGTATACAGCGTAAAGCAATGCAATGTTTATATTTAGTTCTGACAAAAGACACGTAGCATGCCATGATTTACAGATATAATGTAGCCCGAATGCATACTGAGCCAACTCCGAactattagtattatttttacAGTTCTGACCAAAGTTACAACTATCTTCTTGGGCATAAAACCATTGTCAGATATAAGAGGGTCAAAACTCAAATGTACAAGCCACGGCCTTAATCCGGTGATTGGAGAGGCTAACTGAAAATAGGGGccaaaatataatgaaaattctatcaacatattttagattaaaaattgtCCTGTTACCAGACTTCTTGCATATCCATATCCTACATTCAACAGCCAGGAAGGTCTAACCTAAAACTCGGAGTATAAAAGTGAATACCTCTATCTGATAGATTTCATCTCAACACCATCAAAATCCATTACACCCAAGAAATGAATGTCCAGCCGTCTGTGTCATGTTGTTATGCTGTTGCCATGATCAGACGGTAGACGGAATGGAAAGTGCGCAAACTGTATTTTTAGGGTTGGCGAGTCAGGCTTTTTATCatcaaacttatatttatatttaggttCTTACAAGAATCATGATCTTGTATATAGATTTGtcttcaaatttatatatatcaaatgatTATCCTTACTTTCAAatgatttattttcaaataaatgttaTAGAAAAATTATGACTTCAATTACTTAGAAACATAgtacaacacaaacaaacaaagccAGAATTTGACATGgaggaaaataaaatgttgaactttaaaatgaacaaatatttaataaaaaatatcatatattataatgGAATTAATCTTTCATGCACTGCCATTGCAagataattttcaattttggaagaatttaaaaatgaaataagaaaccaaacaaaaaaatatggagtaatataaaattcaaacatataaaGGAGAACGAGTTTAAGAACAcagaagaataaaaagaataaatatgcCCAAAgttttacaataatatattgaaaaataaaacacaaatttttaCACTCTCCTTAGCTAAATAGACATTTTAGGTTCCAATAATTGGGGTTCAATGTTATTTCACCACTTAACAGTGAAAATGATAAATGAGGatgattaattttatagaaGTTAAGTGAGAAAACTTTTCTCAAATATGAAACTATGTTTCactaaatactttttatttctaaacaaaataattgttCCAATTATGCTATATAGTTAACATTAAAAATGCTTTATttggatttaaaaatatattatatagataAATTGAGAAAACGGGCTAAGGTAATAAAGTATCACTGTTTGTCAATTTACATCAATTTGACAATTTGTCTTTAGCTTGTTGACATTTTCTAtctgattttataaattttcttaaataacattataaaaataattaaaattttaaaacagctcagtaaaataattaacactaaaataaaaagtgGATAAACTTTTACCACTACCAATAAATTAaagtcaaatattttatttttaactttttcttacaTATTTAATGCTATATTAATAAAGTAGAAACATGATCCACCCATGTGCTAGATGACTGTGTacatgaagaataaaaaaataaaaaaaagaaatgacaaTGTATACCATATATGTCTGTACCTTCCatcttaaaataattgttaatttaaaatatacacatATTATTGTTAACGTTAAACTGTTGAACACAAGaggacaaaacaaaatattggagagaaaaaaagtgaaaatagaaatttgtttgattgataagaaggaataaaaaaaatcttttatattgaaaaataaaaaagtatttattactATTACAATTATTAGGGAAAACATAAATAGTACAATAGAACCTATTATACAggtaattttctttattatctaaaaacaaaataattaaacatattatttattacatatgATATAGAgattatgttataataaaaaaataatttaattatatagaatagaaatgttttaaatattttcaacttaattatatatataattgaaataaatattttttttcttcctataaaatattgattagtttctttttgtgttttttattttactccaattattattttttttctttttagtactTTCAGcatcatttattataatttgtgtaaTATCAGGAAtgaaataacaaattatttgcATAGAACAGATAAAAAATATGCTCATTTATAGATTATTAAAGAATCAAACTGACAAAAACAAGAgcatattaaatttatataataaattataaatttaatttattataatttttttatttcttgttcatataattaattacattgaggtttagaataattattttccttCTCATAAATTGGATTTCAATTTTACTTCAACATATAAATATCTTTCATAAACTCATAATATATTAGTGAGAGATGTTTCTACTTTCTAAAAAATCAgagtaatttctttttatatttattttgatttcttctaaaaatagttaaaatcatTACACTgttaatatttatcttaaatcgattaatatatgaaacttctcatttttggttttaaatgaaattatcttacttttttgtatttttcactttcttttattaaaaatacaagttagataaaaataaataagatagtTCTTTGTAGGTAGACTTAAGTTTATTTACAGCACTATTGTTGATAAGTTAATATCAGGGTTATAATTAGAAAAGGTTAAACAgcactttattatatatattttgagtttGACATTAATAAAGAATATACAGTGTCATTATATGTTGTGTGTTTTGATCAATTAGTttgttttaacatatatatCTAATTAGTATTCTAATTCAgcataaaagtgaaaaatgtataccaaattttataaattttaacttatgtattcatatgtatattttaaagtaaCATAATATTCATGAtagtttatttcaaaaataagatCTCTAGcaaactataaatttattttgtaagtttaaaaaataaacataaaaatataagttttaattattt
This Vigna angularis cultivar LongXiaoDou No.4 chromosome 4, ASM1680809v1, whole genome shotgun sequence DNA region includes the following protein-coding sequences:
- the LOC108330834 gene encoding (S)-coclaurine N-methyltransferase isoform X1; its protein translation is MEGMMQLAYDATVKLMLSALERNLLPDAVTRRLTRLLLATRLRSSSTTSSELQLFNLLHFAHSLREMPIAINTEKPKSQHYELPTAFFKLVLGSNLKYSIPKCMNSCSSCYFSSASTTLEEAEEAMLKLYCDRSNLKDGHTVLDVGCGWGSLALYIAKKYINCRVTGICNSTTQKAYIEEKCRDLQLQNINIIVADISTFEMKASYDRIFSIEMFEHMKNYQDLLKKISKWMKEDGLLFVHYFCHRAFAYHFEDKNEDDWITRYFFTGGTMPSANLLLYFQDDVTVINHWLVNGKHYAQTSEEWLKRMDQKMTYIKPIMQSTYGNASATKWTAYWRTFFIAVAELFGYNNGEEWMVAHFLFKKK
- the LOC108330834 gene encoding (S)-coclaurine N-methyltransferase isoform X2; this encodes MEGMMQLAYDATVKLMLSALERNLLPDAVTRRLTRLLLATRLRSSSTTSSELQLFNLLHFAHSLREMPIAINTEKPKSQHYELPTAFFKLVLGSNLKYSSCYFSSASTTLEEAEEAMLKLYCDRSNLKDGHTVLDVGCGWGSLALYIAKKYINCRVTGICNSTTQKAYIEEKCRDLQLQNINIIVADISTFEMKASYDRIFSIEMFEHMKNYQDLLKKISKWMKEDGLLFVHYFCHRAFAYHFEDKNEDDWITRYFFTGGTMPSANLLLYFQDDVTVINHWLVNGKHYAQTSEEWLKRMDQKMTYIKPIMQSTYGNASATKWTAYWRTFFIAVAELFGYNNGEEWMVAHFLFKKK